A window of the Helianthus annuus cultivar XRQ/B chromosome 4, HanXRQr2.0-SUNRISE, whole genome shotgun sequence genome harbors these coding sequences:
- the LOC110936787 gene encoding uncharacterized protein LOC110936787, translated as MDPYNPNNPNSSSHPFSSSGYTPVMDNAFAGYQQMPNAFNQYPFNPMQMQQPNMPFNPYQMQQPNMPQAPQTQIEEQDDEIEVVLETQPEPSKKKNKKGKGKKEDAPGKQMQQWTKIEEEALAKAYINSSTSPIVGNNQLSDSFWQEALDIFHGLIEQGEYRTIDSISSKWRKMNTLINRFCGFYNTTRANKPSGWNRENVFNEAVRLYENESKAPFPHVRAWLVVKDHPKWKGCQNEVAQAKRATKRSKTSESGSYSVGGSTGRCQININDEPDYEEEPIEDGERPPGRDKSKKIAAEKRKQAASGSGGGSRLEGVMAELKSFKEIFNDRQTEKVNIKKKTSRGEAKKATRSAGVRGMENNDHRP; from the exons ATGGATCCCTACAAcccaaataatcccaactcaagTTCACACCCGTTTTCGTCATCCGGCTACACACCCGTAATGGACAACGCTTTTGCGGGTTACCAACAAATGCCAAACGCTTTCAACCAATACCCGTTCAACCCAATGCAAATGCAACAACCCAACATGCCGTTCAACCCATATCAAATGCAACAACCCAACATGCCACAAGCACCTCAAACACAAATCGaggaacaagatgatgagatagaGGTTGTGCTAGAAACACAACCTGAACcttcaaaaaagaaaaataaaaagggaaAGGGTAAAAAGGAAGACGCACCGGGCAAACAAATGCAACAATGGACAAAAATTGAGGAAGAGGCGTTGGCGAAAGCATATATTAACTCTTCAACGTCTCCTATAGTCG GTAACAATCAACTAAGCGATTCGTTTTGGCAAGAAGCCCTTGATATATTCCACGGGCTTATAGAACAAGGCGAGTACAGAACCATTGATTCTATCAGCTCGAAGTGGCGCAAGATGAATACGTTGATCAACCGCTTTTGTGGGTTTTATAACACAACGCGCGCCAACAAACCGAGTGGGTGGAACCGCGAAAATGTTTTCAATGAAGCGGTGCGTTTATACGAAAATGAGAGCAAAGCTCCTTTCCCACATGTCCGTGCTTGGCTAGTTGTAAAGGATCACCCAAAATGGAAGGGATGTCAAAATGAGGTTGCACAAGCGAAACGAGCAACGAAACGGTCTAAAACTTCCGAGTCAGGAAGTTATAGCGTTGGAGGCTCAACCGGTCGTTGCCAAATAAATATCAACGACGAGCCCGACTATGAGGAGGAGCCGATTGAAGATGGAGAACGTCCCCCAGGAAGGGACAAAAGTAAAAAAATAGCGGCTGAAAAAAGGAAACAAGCCGCATCAGGAAGTGGTGGTGGTTCGAGGTTGGAAGGTGTTATGGCGGAGTTAAAATCATTCAAGGAAATCTTTAACGACAGGCAAACCGAGAAggtaaatattaaaaaaaaaactagccGAGGAGAAGCTAAAAAAGCAACAAGAAGCGCAGGAGTTAGAGGAATGGAAAATAATGACCACCGACCTTAG